One genomic segment of Paenibacillus durus includes these proteins:
- a CDS encoding MBL fold metallo-hydrolase, which produces MGISFTVLSSGSTGNATIIRGGGTTLMIDAGLSARRIEELLAMRELKGEEIDGILVTHEHSDHIKGLGAVSRKFNLPIYANSNTWGAIEKGIGNIEEHNRHVLETGQYKDFGDMRVESFAISHDAAEPVGYNFYEGKEKLSVATDLGYVSDKVRAAISDADVLVLEANHDIEMLRMGRYPWNTKRRILGDMGHLSNDAAGAALSEILTGRTKRTYLAHLSRDHNMIELARMSVRGAMEDRGCFYKDSEFRLCDTYYDRPTPWDTVSES; this is translated from the coding sequence ATGGGGATTTCATTTACGGTGCTGTCCAGCGGCTCAACCGGCAATGCCACAATTATACGGGGCGGCGGGACGACACTGATGATCGACGCGGGTTTGAGCGCGCGGCGGATTGAGGAGTTGCTGGCGATGCGGGAGCTAAAGGGAGAGGAGATTGACGGGATCCTCGTGACGCATGAGCATTCCGATCATATCAAGGGTCTCGGCGCGGTCTCCCGTAAGTTCAATCTGCCGATCTACGCCAACAGCAATACATGGGGCGCAATCGAGAAGGGCATCGGGAACATCGAGGAGCATAACCGGCACGTTCTGGAGACGGGGCAATATAAAGATTTTGGAGATATGCGGGTGGAATCATTCGCCATATCCCACGATGCCGCCGAGCCGGTCGGCTACAACTTCTATGAAGGCAAGGAGAAGCTCAGCGTTGCGACCGACCTCGGCTATGTCAGCGACAAGGTGAGAGCAGCCATCTCGGATGCCGACGTATTGGTGCTTGAGGCGAACCATGATATCGAAATGCTGCGGATGGGGCGGTATCCGTGGAACACGAAACGGCGGATACTCGGCGATATGGGCCACCTGTCCAATGATGCGGCGGGTGCGGCGCTCAGCGAGATTTTGACGGGGCGCACCAAGCGGACCTATCTGGCCCATTTGAGCCGGGATCATAATATGATCGAGCTTGCGAGAATGTCCGTTCGCGGAGCGATGGAAGACAGAGGCTGCTTCTACAAAGACAGCGAGTTCCGGCTCTGCGACACCTACTACGACCGGCCTACGCCATGGGATACGGTGAGCGAATCATAA
- the yycI gene encoding two-component system regulatory protein YycI: MDWGRAKNVLIYSFLLLNLLLCYQLWMDLREQVSANLDFTSLSSSTQRIMEQKDIRILCPIPAATPELPDITYRYSAGEGDGTVQLTRPVDSKLIFSFTELSGELESQIPDIGSYRFDPLESEVGTFVLHPLVDGKWPLFSVRLELVYNNQRIVAYRRPQIDIGEGGKGEAQKVLPASKALGSLIEKFFPQGAAVKEIELGYYGELFNSESQVAAPMWRFLLEDGKSYYVNGISADIISPKTP; the protein is encoded by the coding sequence ATGGACTGGGGTAGAGCAAAAAATGTGCTGATCTATTCATTTCTGCTGCTGAATCTGCTGCTGTGCTACCAGCTGTGGATGGACCTGCGGGAGCAGGTCAGCGCCAATCTTGACTTTACCTCGCTATCCAGCTCTACCCAACGAATCATGGAGCAGAAGGATATCCGCATTCTGTGCCCCATTCCGGCGGCTACGCCAGAGCTTCCCGATATTACGTACCGCTATTCGGCCGGTGAGGGGGATGGAACGGTTCAGCTCACCCGGCCGGTTGACAGCAAGCTGATTTTTTCCTTCACCGAGCTGAGCGGGGAGCTGGAGAGCCAGATTCCCGATATCGGGAGTTACCGATTCGATCCTTTGGAAAGTGAGGTCGGCACATTCGTGCTGCATCCTCTGGTCGACGGGAAATGGCCGCTGTTCAGCGTAAGGCTGGAGCTGGTCTACAACAATCAGAGAATCGTCGCCTACCGCCGGCCGCAGATTGATATCGGGGAAGGCGGAAAAGGTGAAGCGCAAAAGGTGCTCCCGGCATCGAAGGCGCTGGGCAGTCTGATCGAGAAGTTCTTCCCGCAGGGCGCGGCAGTAAAAGAAATTGAGCTGGGCTATTACGGAGAGCTGTTTAATTCCGAGAGCCAGGTGGCGGCGCCGATGTGGCGGTTTCTGCTGGAGGACGGAAAATCTTATTACGTCAACGGCATCAGCGCCGATATTATCAGTCCCAAGACACCTTAG
- a CDS encoding YycH family regulatory protein — protein MKERIKSWVLALLVLGSLVESYYLIYRLPGSDSAVFSENLYVKTDNMGPEEKVENLLFPDKMIIHLGNDKHTLFYPSSTFYNLILTRLKGRSFESFQRRSVQSFNWDKIRSENPGIELSFRSGIPVALLQRVMQLSPDSLFAGESVDRIWIYSGKNDSKAHAVFFSTRGDIVYEAAKADLTVQDVQQHVDFGKSWTPYATSNGSYYVPESNLSLMAAELPSKLYTVEQIQSSLFFDSGSTRYIREKDGSEIYTDSKRSLQVDQEHNWMSYSDPTALPAGESTNARDVLEAVDFVNQHGGWNGTYKLEAAEESNQDRIVSFQQYYGSYPYGAYPVLDQPKLHYGLIDLRLQQGTVTTYERSLMYSEDDKGSKKIVELPGGDTLRRQLAGISQSSAIRDLYPVYLPVVKGDKLELTPVWKVDFSNGSSLTLK, from the coding sequence GTGAAGGAACGGATCAAGTCCTGGGTTCTGGCGCTGCTCGTCCTGGGCAGCCTGGTGGAGAGTTATTATTTGATCTATCGTCTGCCGGGGAGCGATTCAGCGGTCTTCTCGGAGAATTTATATGTGAAGACAGACAATATGGGCCCTGAGGAAAAAGTTGAGAATTTGCTATTTCCTGATAAAATGATCATTCATCTGGGAAACGACAAGCACACGCTGTTTTACCCAAGTTCGACTTTCTACAATCTTATTCTCACCCGGCTGAAGGGGCGAAGCTTCGAGAGCTTCCAGCGCCGCTCCGTTCAGAGCTTTAACTGGGACAAAATCCGCAGCGAGAATCCAGGGATCGAGCTGTCGTTCCGTTCGGGCATTCCCGTAGCGCTGCTGCAGCGGGTGATGCAGCTCTCCCCGGATTCTTTGTTCGCCGGGGAGAGCGTCGACCGGATCTGGATATACAGCGGGAAGAACGATTCGAAGGCGCATGCCGTTTTTTTCAGCACAAGGGGAGACATCGTGTATGAAGCGGCCAAAGCCGATCTTACCGTGCAGGATGTACAGCAGCATGTGGATTTCGGTAAGTCCTGGACGCCTTACGCAACGTCAAACGGCAGTTATTATGTTCCGGAAAGCAATCTGTCGCTCATGGCGGCCGAGCTGCCTTCCAAGCTGTATACGGTAGAGCAAATCCAGAGCAGCCTATTCTTCGATAGCGGGAGTACCCGGTATATCCGGGAAAAGGACGGCTCTGAAATCTATACGGACAGCAAGCGCAGCCTTCAAGTGGATCAGGAACATAACTGGATGAGCTACAGCGACCCAACGGCGCTGCCAGCGGGCGAGAGCACCAATGCCAGGGATGTGCTGGAGGCGGTTGATTTTGTCAATCAGCATGGAGGGTGGAACGGGACGTACAAGCTGGAAGCGGCGGAGGAAAGCAATCAGGACCGGATTGTTTCCTTCCAGCAGTACTACGGCTCTTATCCATACGGGGCGTACCCGGTTCTGGATCAGCCGAAGCTGCATTACGGGCTTATCGATCTGCGGCTGCAGCAGGGGACGGTCACGACCTACGAACGGTCATTGATGTACAGCGAGGATGATAAAGGTTCGAAAAAGATCGTGGAGCTTCCCGGCGGGGATACTCTGCGGAGGCAGCTCGCGGGGATCAGCCAATCTTCGGCGATTCGCGACCTATACCCTGTCTATCTGCCGGTGGTCAAAGGAGATAAACTTGAGCTGACCCCCGTCTGGAAGGTCGACTTTAGTAACGGAAGCTCGCTTACGCTGAAGTAA